TTTGCTTGGAGCACCTGTCTTTTCTTCGAGATGGTCCCTTGTGCTGGACTCGCATTAGCTTGCTCCTTCCTGGAGGTCGTCCTGGTTTCCTTTTCATCACTTGGGGTAAGGTTTCAGTGAGCTCAGTATCACTTATGTTGACCTCATCTAGCAGGGGGCCAAGCCTGGCCATAATAGGGACACGCGTAGATGTGGTAACAGATTGTATAGTAGGCATAGGACCCAACCTGTCAGAGATAGGAATGCGCTCCGGCGTCTCTCTGCTTGGCGGACTATGTATTGTAGGAGTCGTAGCATTTTCCAAGCGTGCTCGAGATGCTCTAACCATGAGAGCAGCAGATTCTTCGAGACTTCCTTGAGCCTCCGCTATCCTGATTCTTTCCCTTCGAGCTGCACTTTCCGAAGGGTCCACACAACTAGTATACTGGCGCATGACTTCATTAACCTCTCCTCTGGCCGTATCCAGGTCAAGCTGAGGTATACAATCCGATCTCCTTTCACGAGACCAAGATCGGTGTGGATTATGCTGCTCAAGAGAGAGAGCAGCTCGAGGAGGAGACGGAGGAAACTCCATTCCCTCACAGGCGGGATTTCCGGATCGACTTTTTCCCCCGTATGGAATAGCTGTGTGGGACGCCCCACTATAGGTTTCACGCACATTGCGAGGAGGTAAGCTTCTAGGAGAGGGGCTACGATCATCCCTTCTGCGGTAATGGGACTGATCACGCCTTTCCGCAGGTAAATCATCTCTGGTATGTTTCTCGTTCCGAGAGTTCTGCCTCTCAGCAGCTCTGGAGTTGGGGTAATTTGCTCTGCGGGGTTGGTCATTCCTAGCATAGGGTCTGTACCGGTCTTCTCTTCGAGGGGAGTGCCTTCGGGGACCTACCGCATAACTACGTGTGGGGTGCATTCTGTTCTCCTTATTGACTGTATCATCTGCAGTTTTTTGCGAGACTCCTTGCTCCGCAAGGAATGCTTTTTTCTGGTGTTTTGCTTCTAGACAGTCTCTCATCTCATGGTCCAGTCTTCCACAGTGTACACAGTGTTTTTCTAACTTTTCATAAACAAGAGTTGCAATAACCTAATCGCCGTTAGGGTATTCGATGACAGATGTTTTAATAAGCGGCAGCCGGCCATTAACGTGAACTCTCATACGTAAAGCTTGCTCTGTGATGTCTGCTGTTTCATAAGTGCCTATATCGCTTCCAATGCCGCGAGCAACTTCTTCAGTCCAGAGATGAATAGGGACCCCTTGTATTTTGATCCAAAACGGAATCATCGACGGGAAGTTGGGTGAGATAGTAGGTTCCCATCTCTGTAGGATCACCATCCAGCGGGCGTAGTGGTACGGGCCTTTATCGAGCACCGTGAGCAAGTCTGATTCTAGTTCAAATTGGAACTTAAACATACTCATACCCAAGTCAGTACCAATCGGTGGGATGTCAGCTTTCCAATGGTCAGTGAAGAAAGGTATGAGTGACCACACCTTCTGCACAAATGGGTTTGTCACCCTACCGATCAGAGAGAGTGTGTGTCGTTGACTGTCGGCCTGGTTGGTCGGTTCGGAAACCCGAACACGTCCCACTCGAGGTGCTGGTATGTGTTCCATAGCAACAGCCTTGCCTTTCTCGTCTGAGGAGATTCTTCGGTGCATTTTGATTCCGGTATGTCTCGTAGAGCCTAGTAGAGGTATGGTTCAAACTCCACCGTTGAAACAGGGAGGGTGGAGAGAAGATTTGTTGAGGGGTGAACAGATTGTTCGGTAGAGAGTGAGGTAGCTTGCGTCGTATAAAAGAGGCACTGAGCAGCGGTTGATACGTATCTCGTCCTTAACCAAGGAGAAATTTGTTGAAAGGATTTAGATCAGCACCGGTAATCACCGGCTAACTCAGAATAAGCTCTCAAACAAGAACTTGGATGATGTTAACAGACCAGCGGTCCAAAGCTCCAGAGGATCTTTTATCTGCCAATGCTGGTGGAGGAATAGGTGAGGTCGACATGGAAACACCGGCGTAGCTTCTGACTGGGAGGAGCGGCGCCAATGGCTGTCCCTCCGACATTAGTCGGGGGAAGAACCCGGTGAAAAGACCTCAATGCACACAACAGACTGCTGGATAATAGCAGATTGGGGAATAATTTGAAAAGTGGGACGACTTTTACAGTAGATCTAATCCATTTCAGGAAAGTACACGCTGGATAAAGAGATGGTACGAAGAAGCGTAACCGGACAGAGACGTGCCTCGAGAAAAGTGCCTGGGAGAGTTTTCTATTCTGCCTTTTGTAGAACTGATTGTTAGCCTTCTACAAAGTCATATCTGTACCTTTTTTTTTTCTTTAGTTACTTCAAAACTATTTTTATGCGTAGGTTTTTCAGCATTTTGTGATTTGATTAATAAAATCAAAACTTCTCTTTCACAAGTGTCTTTTACTTTTGCTATTTGTTTCCAAAATCCAATGATCATTTTAAAAAAATCCAATAATCCTTAACCCTCCCCCCCCCCCCCNNNNNNNNNNNNNNNNNNNNNNNNNNNNNNNNNNNNNNNNNNNNNNNNNNNNNNNNNNNNNNNNNNNNNNNNNNNNNNNNNNNNNNNNNNNNNNNNNNNNNNNNNNNNNNNNNNNNNNNNNNNNNNNNNNNNNNNNNNNNNNNNNNNNNNNNNNNNNNNNNNNNNNNNNNNNNNNNNNNNNNNNNNNNNNNNNNNNNNNNNNNNNNNNNNNNNNNNNNNNNNNNNNNNNNNNNNNNNNNNNNNNNNNNNNNNNNNNNNNNNNNNNNNNNNCCCCCCCCCCAATTTTCCAGATATTCAGAAAATAACAATAACAGTAAATCTAACATTATCATTGACATTAACATTAGCTAGTGACCAGATTAATTTTTCATTTTGAGATATGGCTTGGATGTTACCACTATTATGCGAATTAATATCGGTTTATTTCATATAAACAATATCGTGTTTAATGGTCTCTTCAGTAGACAGACATGTAGAATAGTAATGGATTGGGATGGAATAAGTTGTATACGTCAGATTAATGTCCAAAAGAAGAATATTCCATTTGGGACTTCCTTGTCTTTGGTTTGGCCTACAAGAAAAGGATTACTTAAGATGACATATTGTCTCAAACTCCATTAAAAAGACTTCACCTCTTTCTTCTAGCAATCAAACCCATGCAGTTTTCTCAAGTAATCCACAATCCTGTTCCAAACGTTTCATTTTCCAAACTCGATTTTGTCCTTATATTCTAACTTTACGTATACATACTTTATATTGCCTAAGCGGTTAGAAGCCTTTTAGCAAAATAAGATCATCAAAAGGGAGATTATTCTTATTCCTTGTGGTTTGTTTTCATTATTAGTTATAGTAACATACTCATCCAAAAAAAACATTCATCCACTTTCCCCGAGATAATCCAAACCTATATTTTAAACTCAAATAGTTTGCAGGTGAAAAAGAATATGGCGGAACAGTTGCTGCTGCATGGGACTCTTGAAGTGAAGATATACAGGATCGACAGGTTGCATAAACGTGGAAGATTCAGTTTATGTGGCACTTGCTCGGTATGTATGATAATAATTGCAGTTCGAATTTATTAGTGGTCGTAAAATGTGAATCACATAATATTTTTAAAATGTTAATTAATTAAAATTTTTATTGGATACGTTAATTTATCTTATCAATAAAATTGTATTTATCTTTCTTAATTCATTTAATGGATTGTATAGGTTATTATTATTTTTAATTTATCGAAGTCTTTATTAGTAGCTGCATATTATCTAGCTAATTTCATTTCTTATAAAGCAATTGTACTCCGTACACCCCAAAGATACCATATTTGCAATCCATACCCTAAATCCCTCAATTTTTCTTCCTTTCATCACTACCATTTTCCCCCATTTGTATGGTATCCCACTCTTATAAGTATATTGAGCTAATTAGCTCTTTCTTATATTTATATATATATATATTTTTTTTTTGACAATCATTACCTTGTAAAATAAAACTCAAAATGATTAATAGGGGAACAAGGAACCGGCGGGGAAAAAGATTCAATCCCCAATCAAGAATCTAACGTCCTCATGCACAGATTTACTAGGAGGGCATCTCTACGCAACCGTTGACCTAGACAGAGCAAGGGTGGCTCGAACCATGATGAGACGTCATCCTAAATGGTTCCAATCTTTTCATCTATACGCCGCACATTCAATCTCCAAAATCATATTCACAGTCAAAGAAGATGAACCGGTCAGTGCGAATTTAATCGGCCGAGCTTATTTACCTGTCACCGAAGTCATCACAGGACAACCTGTAGACCGATGGCTCGACCTTTTAGACGAGCACAAGAGTCCTATCCAAGGAGGTTCGAAAATCCATATACGTGTGACGTTCACTAGCGTAACACATGACGTGAACTGGAACAAAGGTATCGTTATACCTTCGTTCAAAGGAGTCCCTAACGCATTTTTCAACCAACGAGAAGGTTGCAAGGTTACGCTTTACCAAGACGCTCATGTCCTCGAAGATTACCAGGACATTACCCTCTCGGGAGGACAAGTGATATACAGTCATCATCGGTGTTGGGAAGATATTTTTGATGCAATATGGGACGCAAAACATTTAATATATATCACAGGTTGGTCGGTCTACACCGACATAACAATGATCAGGGATCCTAAACGGCCAAGACAAGGAGGTAACCTGAAGTTAGGAGAATTACTGAAGAAGAAAGCAGAAGAGAACGTGACCGTTCTAATGCTTGTGTGGGACGATAGAACGTCTAACGAAGCATTCAAGAGAGACGGTTTAATGATGACTCATGATCAAGAAACTTACAATTACTTCAAGAACACGAAAGTGCGTTGCGTTCTGTGTCCGCGGAATCCTGATAACGGTAGTAGCCTTGTTCAAGGGTTTGAAGTGGCTGCGATGTTTACTCACCATCAGAAAACCGTTGTGGTGGACGCTGAAGTGGAGGGGACGAAAACTAAGAGAAGGATAGTAAGTTTTCTTGGAGGGATTGATCTTTGTGATGGGAGGTACGATACTCAGGAGCATCCTTTGTTCGGTACTTTGAATAATTTTCATTCTAATGACTTTCACCAGCCGAACTTTGATGGTGCATCGATTAAAAAAGGCGGTCCACGTGAGCCTTGGCATGATATTCACTGCAAGCTGGATGGTCCTGCGGCGTGGGATGTTTTGTACAATTTTGAACAGAGATGGATGAAACAAGGTATTGAAACAAAGTAAACTAGGCTTCAACAGTTTGTTTTTCCAGTTACATCTTATAACAACTTTACCAAAAAAAAAACAAGTTATAAAGTTTACATGACTTTCTCCAAATATATCTACACCATTTAAAACTTTAAATAGTTGTTATGTTTTAAATTATTATAGCGGAAGGAAAAAGGATTTATTTGAATTATTTACCTAAAAAGGCTTTGTTTGAATTTGGTGTTTGCAAATTATTCTAAGAGAATATATCTTATGATCTTTTTCTATTTTTAATGTGAAAAGTAGTTGATGTCAAAAAACAAAAAAAGTGAAAACTAGTTGCATGTAGATTACAAACTCATGAATTATTTTTTAAAGGCCATTCACATTAAATTTAATGGCTTAGAAACTCATGGAATTAAACAATCAAAGTCTTAAAACAATCATTCCTAGAAACTCAAAGCATTTAATCGTTAGTTTCATTATATACTAATTTTGTTTGTTTACAGGTAGTGGTAGAAGGTACTTAGTATCAATGGAACGGCTCTCAGAGATCACGGTTCCGCCACTACCATTTGTAAAATCCGACGATGTTGAAGGTTGGACGGTCCAAATTTTCCGGTCGATAGATGATGGTGCGGTTCTAGGATTCCCAGAGGATCCTCGTGAAGCTTCCAGCGTAGGACTTATCACGGGAAAAAATAACGTCATTGAAAGAAGCATACAAGACGCTTACATTAACGCCATAAGGAGAGCCAAACACTTTATCTACATTGAGAACCAATACTTCCTAGGAAGCTCCTTTGGATGGAGTTCAAGAGACGTTAATATAAACGAGATCAACGCTTTACACCTTATTCCCAAAGAGATTTCCCTCAAGATTGTGAGCAAAATCGAGGCAGGGGAGAGATTTTCAGTGTATGTTGTGATACCGTTGTGGCCTGAAGGGAAACCTGGTTCTGCTTCGGTTCAAGCAATACTAGATTGGCAAAGGAGAACAATGGAGATGATGTATACTGATATCGTCATTGCTCTTAGGAAGAAAGGTTTAGATGCAAACCCTAGAGACTACTTAACGTTTTTCTGCCTTGGGAACCGGGAAGTTAACAAGGCGGGTGAATACTCGCCTCCGGAGAAACCAGCGGCCAATTCTGATTACGCAAGAGCTCAAGAATCTCGTCGGTTCATGATCTATGTCCATTCTAAAATGATGATTGGTAAGTCAAAATCTACCTTGCATGACAAGGAAATTTAGTATCGAACTTAGGTTTTGGAGTGGGCCAAAAGCCCATGAACCTAGGCCTCCCGGTGCGGTTAATATGGTCATTCGGTTTGGTTAGTTTGATTTAGTTTGGTTCCACATAATTTTTTGAATTTAAACCTAAAGTTTGGTTGGTTTGGTATTCGATTAGTTTGGTTTTTGAAAATCTTACCAAACTTAATTGAATTTTTTTTATTTCGGTCAGATTTTGGTTAAATTTTGTAAAGAATTTGAGTGGTTGATTTCGGTTAGTTCGATTCGATATTTGGTTAGTTTGGTTCAGATTTTTCGTTAGAGGTGGTAACCTTTAATTATATTTTTTATGAAAAAATAAACTGAAATAACCGATTGTTTAATCAACATTATTTTTAATCTACCAAATCGAACCGAATTTATAACCAAAACTGAACCGGAAACCAAAAAATTGTGGTTTGGTTCAGACAAAAATTCCCAGGCCTACATGAACCCATCAAAGCCAAGCCTTAAACAAGCTATTCAGAATAATTATTAAGTTCTCATAACATATACAGTTTCTAACTTCCTATCTCTATGCAGTTGATGATGAATACATAATAATAGGATCAGCAAATATTAACCAAAGGTCTATGGATGGAGGTCGTGACTCAGAGATCGCAATGGGAGCATACCAACCTAACCATTTGATAACTACCAATCAAATGAAGCCAACGGGTCAAGTTTTCAGCTTTAGGATATCACTGTGGCTTGAACATCTACGGGTTATAACCAATCCATTCATGTTCCCTGAAAGCGAAGAGTGCATAAGAATGGTCAATGCAAAGGCAGACGAGCTATGGGGACTATACTCAGCACAAGTGTACCCTCGAGATCATGATCTACCGGGGCACTTACTTAGTTATCCGATTAGCATTGGTACCAACGGGGAGGTAACAAATCTTGCTGGGGCTGAGTTGTTTCCTGATACAAACGCAAAGGTTTTCGGTGAAAAATCTAATTATCTCCCTCCCATCCTCACTACTTAAGTGATGTAACACTTGCATCGCATACTATATGCAGAATTTGTAATTTCGGTTGTGTTAATCAAGTCTAGTTTAAATAAATTTGAGAATAAAAAAGAGTTTAATGTGGAAAACAGTCTAGACCGTTCATAAACCCTTTTTAATCAAACTTATGGATAACAACAACAAACGAAAACTCTTCAAACTTTTTTTTCACATTATCAATAACTGAGATGGCGACATAATTCAACTTATCCATTGACACTGCCGACAAAAATACCATCCATGTTCACTCATTAATGTTTTTTTTTTGTACATTCTCAAATTGTTTTGCTATTCACTAATCAATCAAAAAGGAACCAAACAACGTCCTCTCCTCGAGAGGATTATATACTTTAGCTTGGAAATTCTCTAATTTATAATATAAAAATCATGACAATAACAAAAGGAAAAAAAAGTACGTTGACAGAACATAAAAATGTTTTTTTTTTTTGAAAAGACGAACATAAAAAGGTATTCCTAATCAGTAATCACAATGGCTCTCACATGCACGAATCTCTTTCTTTTCTATACTTATCAGTGCTTTTAAATTACATTTTTTAACAAGTAAATTTTTAGTTTTAGATATACCACTATTTGTTGACAAAAAGAAGATATACCATAATCATTCTTCTAATCTAAAATTTTATAGTTCTAATCAATACTATTAAATTAGGAACATGACCTATTGATATAGGTTTAGTCCACCTATTATTTTTAAAATCTCTTTTATTATTTTACTAATATTAACCTCATTCTTAATTTCATGATTCTAGGGACCTATTTCTCTCAATAAACTAACAGCCGACAGTTTCATTTTAATTTCATAATTCTAGGAAACCACTTTTCTTAATTAATTATTTCCTCATCGTATTTTGATATTAACACTTGATAAATAACATAGGAAAATAGAATACATATATTAGTTCACGGTTTATGACATATTACTTTATTTTGACTAGAGTTCTAATGCGTTTATGAAGTTTATGTTTTATTTTTTCACCTAATAATATTTTAATATACTATTACGATCTACACTTTTTAATAATGACAGTTGACTTAATGGTTGAGTTTAGTAGGTTTAAGTATAAAATATGTAAACAATTTATTTAATGAAAATCACCAATATCTATTACATATCTATAAACATAGCAGTTTTTATGTTTAGTGAAAACTACTACCAACTTTTAGAATACAGTATAACATCTTTAAATCAATACTATATAAATTAATATACA
This genomic interval from Brassica oleracea var. oleracea cultivar TO1000 chromosome C2, BOL, whole genome shotgun sequence contains the following:
- the LOC106322994 gene encoding phospholipase D zeta — its product is MAEQLLLHGTLEVKIYRIDRLHKRGRFSLCGTCSGNKEPAGKKIQSPIKNLTSSCTDLLGGHLYATVDLDRARVARTMMRRHPKWFQSFHLYAAHSISKIIFTVKEDEPVSANLIGRAYLPVTEVITGQPVDRWLDLLDEHKSPIQGGSKIHIRVTFTSVTHDVNWNKGIVIPSFKGVPNAFFNQREGCKVTLYQDAHVLEDYQDITLSGGQVIYSHHRCWEDIFDAIWDAKHLIYITGWSVYTDITMIRDPKRPRQGGNLKLGELLKKKAEENVTVLMLVWDDRTSNEAFKRDGLMMTHDQETYNYFKNTKVRCVLCPRNPDNGSSLVQGFEVAAMFTHHQKTVVVDAEVEGTKTKRRIVSFLGGIDLCDGRYDTQEHPLFGTLNNFHSNDFHQPNFDGASIKKGGPREPWHDIHCKLDGPAAWDVLYNFEQRWMKQGSGRRYLVSMERLSEITVPPLPFVKSDDVEGWTVQIFRSIDDGAVLGFPEDPREASSVGLITGKNNVIERSIQDAYINAIRRAKHFIYIENQYFLGSSFGWSSRDVNINEINALHLIPKEISLKIVSKIEAGERFSVYVVIPLWPEGKPGSASVQAILDWQRRTMEMMYTDIVIALRKKGLDANPRDYLTFFCLGNREVNKAGEYSPPEKPAANSDYARAQESRRFMIYVHSKMMIVDDEYIIIGSANINQRSMDGGRDSEIAMGAYQPNHLITTNQMKPTGQVFSFRISLWLEHLRVITNPFMFPESEECIRMVNAKADELWGLYSAQVYPRDHDLPGHLLSYPISIGTNGEVTNLAGAELFPDTNAKVFGEKSNYLPPILTT